In Clostridium swellfunianum, a genomic segment contains:
- a CDS encoding NAD(P)/FAD-dependent oxidoreductase, whose product MINYDLVIIGGGIAGLSAAIKAKEEGVNSILLLEREEQLGGSLSNYIDADFSYPLIDEALTGPEVIQIYVDKIKEHNIEFKLNCLVIDVNKDKIITTVTEEGIKEYKAKAIILAMGSREMPRGAINILGSRTAGIFTAASAQKFVNLEGYLPGKQVLIIGSGDLGLVMAKRLTLEGAIVKAVVEPLKHAVGTEKNIEQCLDIFNIPLKLGYTVIDIKGKERVQGVVVAKSDENNIPITNTEENISCDTILISANFLPENEISVKAGVLLSSADGGAIVDDNMQTNIEGIFACGDVLYIHDYREDVTGEGIKAGQSAALYIKEEIAEKQ is encoded by the coding sequence ATGATCAATTACGATTTAGTTATTATAGGTGGAGGAATTGCAGGACTTTCTGCTGCTATTAAAGCAAAAGAAGAAGGTGTAAATAGTATTTTACTATTGGAGAGAGAGGAACAGCTTGGAGGTTCATTAAGCAACTATATTGATGCTGATTTTTCATATCCTTTAATTGATGAAGCCTTAACAGGACCTGAAGTTATACAAATATATGTTGATAAGATAAAGGAACATAATATAGAGTTTAAATTAAATTGCTTAGTTATAGATGTTAATAAAGATAAAATTATTACTACAGTCACTGAAGAAGGGATAAAGGAATATAAAGCAAAGGCAATTATTCTAGCTATGGGATCTAGAGAGATGCCTAGAGGAGCTATTAATATTCTAGGAAGTAGAACTGCTGGAATATTTACTGCTGCTTCTGCTCAGAAGTTTGTGAATTTGGAAGGTTATTTGCCAGGAAAACAGGTATTGATTATTGGGTCAGGAGATTTAGGGTTAGTAATGGCTAAAAGACTAACCTTGGAAGGAGCTATAGTTAAAGCTGTAGTAGAGCCGCTAAAACATGCTGTTGGAACGGAAAAAAATATTGAGCAGTGCTTAGATATATTTAACATACCTTTGAAACTAGGATATACAGTTATAGATATTAAGGGAAAAGAAAGAGTTCAAGGGGTTGTTGTTGCAAAAAGTGATGAAAACAATATACCAATTACAAATACAGAGGAAAATATAAGTTGTGATACTATACTTATTTCAGCTAATTTTCTCCCTGAAAATGAAATTTCAGTAAAGGCAGGTGTACTGCTTTCTAGTGCAGATGGCGGCGCTATAGTTGATGATAATATGCAGACCAATATAGAGGGGATTTTTGCTTGTGGAGATGTACTTTATATCCATGACTATAGAGAAGATGTTACTGGCGAAGGCATAAAGGCAGGGCAAAGTGCAGCTTTATATATTAAAGAGGAAATAGCAGAGAAGCAATAG
- the lepB gene encoding signal peptidase I: MNTKKSQVRDYAISIIAAVVIAITFRTYVFARADVDGLSMYSTLNNKDVLFVEKISNLTHSFKRGQIIIFDSKNYNSDIYVKRIIGLPGDEIEIKNGKIYLNAAELKEDYLDSNTFTSLGPFLQKNGKYTVENGHVFVLGDNRNDSIDSRMLGPINIKDIKGHAIVRVYPFNKIRTFK, from the coding sequence ATGAACACTAAAAAATCACAAGTCAGAGATTATGCTATCTCTATTATAGCAGCTGTTGTTATAGCAATTACCTTTAGAACTTACGTATTTGCGCGTGCAGATGTGGATGGTTTATCAATGTATTCTACTTTAAACAATAAAGACGTATTATTTGTTGAAAAAATAAGTAATTTAACTCATAGTTTTAAAAGAGGCCAGATAATCATTTTTGATTCTAAAAATTATAATAGTGATATTTATGTTAAACGAATTATAGGACTTCCTGGCGATGAAATTGAAATTAAGAATGGAAAAATATATTTGAATGCTGCAGAGCTAAAGGAAGATTATTTAGATTCTAATACTTTTACAAGTCTCGGTCCGTTTCTTCAAAAGAACGGTAAATATACTGTTGAAAATGGTCATGTGTTTGTTCTTGGAGACAATAGAAACGATAGTATAGACAGCAGAATGCTTGGCCCAATAAATATCAAAGATATTAAAGGTCATGCCATTGTAAGGGTTTATCCTTTTAATAAAATTAGAACCTTTAAATAA
- a CDS encoding MutS-related protein, whose amino-acid sequence MENNENLSLANKASSMKMLMWAFIILAGFSAYLSFILAQQRGTVFYIGFALLIPFGALILFFRRRMLAYRALYVIKSSWGKKIERKRNFKDIRKLHEFLRAEKPEEFFIDNQTWEDLTMDKVFEKLDRTLSTAGEQALYHILRSPKFNDDALENRNKIIKLFEDNKNLREKIQIELYWLGRQSKNTISDFLWGKLPPKSNITILFNIMALLPAILLVLIPFYGLQLVVYIVFVFMANMVIHSKFRSRINQHIDSMTYLSAAVNTAKKLSNLDNTDLEGFTNVFNKDTKGIKASKNAALIGAVEGIDLVTDYFNILFLIKERKFYAVLEELVKHREELQRVYTSLGELDALIAVASYRSGLDHYIEPQLSKEGRFIAAKELFHPLIDDPIPNSISIEEGGIVLTGSNMSGKSTFLRTIGVNALFAQTICTCLADSYSASYFKLLSSISPSDDLLVGKSYYLGEAEAVLRIIKSCEEKVPSLCIIDEIFRGTNPVERISASAEILDYLINHNSLPIVATHDLELTEIVDEAYECYYFTEDVDDEGLKFDYLIRKGVSPTRNAIKLLKYLGYPKEIIDKTYERVEKLV is encoded by the coding sequence ATGGAGAATAACGAAAATTTGTCTTTAGCAAACAAAGCCAGTTCAATGAAAATGCTGATGTGGGCATTTATAATTTTAGCAGGATTTTCAGCTTATTTATCATTTATTTTGGCGCAGCAAAGAGGAACTGTATTTTATATTGGCTTTGCGTTGCTTATACCATTTGGGGCTCTTATACTTTTCTTCAGACGGAGGATGCTTGCATATAGAGCTTTATATGTAATAAAAAGTTCCTGGGGAAAGAAAATAGAAAGAAAAAGAAACTTTAAAGATATTAGAAAACTTCATGAATTTCTGAGAGCTGAAAAGCCTGAGGAGTTTTTTATAGACAACCAAACTTGGGAAGATCTTACAATGGATAAAGTATTTGAAAAGCTTGATAGAACTCTTTCAACTGCAGGGGAACAAGCGCTTTATCATATTTTAAGAAGTCCTAAGTTTAATGATGATGCGTTAGAAAATAGAAACAAAATTATCAAACTGTTTGAAGATAATAAAAACCTGAGAGAAAAGATACAAATAGAACTTTATTGGCTTGGAAGACAATCTAAAAACACTATTTCAGATTTTTTATGGGGTAAGCTTCCACCTAAAAGCAATATAACTATATTGTTTAACATCATGGCCTTGCTTCCAGCCATCTTGCTAGTTTTAATTCCTTTTTATGGGCTTCAGCTTGTGGTTTACATAGTGTTTGTCTTTATGGCTAATATGGTTATACATAGCAAGTTTAGAAGCAGAATAAATCAGCACATTGATTCTATGACCTATTTGAGTGCTGCAGTAAATACTGCTAAAAAGCTTAGCAACTTAGATAATACTGACTTGGAAGGCTTTACGAATGTATTTAATAAGGATACAAAGGGTATAAAAGCTTCAAAAAACGCTGCTCTTATTGGAGCAGTTGAAGGAATAGACTTGGTAACAGATTATTTCAATATACTATTTTTAATTAAGGAAAGAAAGTTTTATGCTGTGCTTGAAGAATTAGTAAAACACAGAGAAGAACTGCAGAGAGTATATACTTCTTTGGGGGAATTAGATGCACTTATAGCTGTTGCGTCTTATAGGTCTGGACTTGACCACTACATTGAACCACAGCTTAGCAAGGAAGGAAGATTTATAGCAGCTAAAGAATTGTTTCACCCTCTTATAGACGATCCTATTCCTAATTCTATTTCAATAGAAGAGGGAGGTATTGTACTTACAGGCTCAAATATGTCAGGAAAGTCAACTTTTTTAAGAACTATAGGTGTTAACGCGTTGTTTGCCCAAACTATTTGCACCTGCCTTGCAGATAGTTATAGTGCAAGCTACTTTAAGCTTTTATCTTCTATAAGTCCAAGTGATGATTTGCTTGTAGGAAAAAGCTACTACCTAGGTGAGGCGGAAGCTGTGCTTAGAATAATAAAAAGCTGTGAGGAAAAGGTGCCATCGCTGTGCATTATTGACGAGATATTCAGAGGTACAAACCCAGTTGAAAGAATTAGTGCTTCAGCTGAAATATTGGATTATTTAATTAATCATAATTCTCTTCCTATAGTTGCCACACATGATTTAGAGCTTACTGAAATAGTGGATGAGGCATATGAGTGCTATTACTTCACAGAGGATGTAGATGATGAAGGCTTGAAATTTGATTATCTGATAAGAAAAGGAGTGTCTCCAACACGAAACGCTATAAAGCTTTTAAAATACCTTGGTTATCCGAAAGAAATTATTGATAAAACCTATGAAAGAGTGGAAAAACTTGTTTAA
- a CDS encoding phosphodiester glycosidase family protein, translating into MVNIFIGCAFSIPMVYYGPFKNIRDMLVTTAMTTFSHQYIATAFLNEKTINEIMEKNRVHDENKYTDESAIAAFNSTSGKDDGDHKQVTAEVEDKIELKNLSNGKYKAYMIVISNPKRVVVASSDRLGKAGTKLSDIVKDYNAAGGINAGGFADDNGHGSGGTPTGILIEGGKVLYGKENQRLPLIGFNEDSVLVLGNYTPKEAIEKKIRDAVNFGPFLIVNGEPTIKGGNGGGGLQPRTAIGQRKDGTVLMLVIDGRRIDSIGATLKEVQDLMLEHGAFNAANLDGGSSSTMFYGGQLVNKPSTPAGERLLPSAFIVK; encoded by the coding sequence TTGGTTAATATATTTATAGGGTGCGCTTTTAGCATTCCTATGGTTTATTATGGACCCTTTAAAAATATTAGGGATATGCTTGTTACTACAGCTATGACAACTTTTAGTCATCAGTATATTGCAACTGCTTTTCTAAATGAGAAAACAATCAATGAAATTATGGAAAAAAACAGGGTGCATGACGAAAATAAGTACACTGATGAATCTGCTATAGCTGCGTTTAATTCAACCTCAGGAAAAGATGATGGTGATCACAAACAAGTAACTGCAGAAGTAGAAGATAAAATTGAACTTAAGAATTTAAGCAATGGTAAGTATAAGGCATATATGATTGTAATTTCTAATCCTAAAAGAGTAGTAGTGGCTTCTTCAGATAGATTAGGCAAGGCAGGTACTAAGCTTTCTGATATTGTTAAAGATTATAATGCGGCAGGAGGAATTAATGCTGGAGGTTTTGCTGATGACAATGGTCATGGTTCAGGGGGAACTCCTACAGGTATTTTAATTGAAGGCGGAAAGGTGCTTTATGGTAAAGAGAATCAGAGATTACCATTGATAGGCTTTAATGAAGATTCGGTGCTGGTGTTAGGAAACTATACACCTAAAGAAGCTATAGAAAAGAAAATACGTGATGCAGTGAATTTTGGTCCATTTCTAATTGTCAATGGAGAACCTACAATAAAAGGTGGCAATGGTGGTGGAGGACTCCAACCAAGAACGGCAATCGGGCAAAGAAAAGATGGCACTGTACTTATGCTTGTTATTGATGGTAGAAGGATTGACAGCATAGGAGCAACATTGAAAGAGGTGCAGGATCTCATGCTAGAGCATGGAGCTTTTAATGCAGCAAATCTAGATGGAGGTTCATCCTCAACTATGTTTTATGGTGGACAGCTTGTTAATAAGCCTAGTACTCCAGCTGGAGAAAGACTTCTGCCTTCTGCATTCATAGTAAAATAG
- a CDS encoding RusA family crossover junction endodeoxyribonuclease translates to MTHNYAKVIVKGSPISKSNFKLFNVQGRAILPYNSGKYHDRYALYEEEIAYEARSQNPSTVLSEALIAVLKVYYKSSKRHPDTNNITKSIFDGIEKSGLIVNDAQIRRLIIEEFYDSENPRFELELFGESSYSMEYKIISKEVNDNPIEYAPPSNKKKPIIKNISKASKKNNDFLCEICGKGISKESSVSANGGKMIICKTCFKKLF, encoded by the coding sequence ATGACTCACAACTATGCAAAGGTTATTGTAAAAGGTTCTCCAATTTCGAAATCAAACTTTAAGCTCTTTAATGTCCAAGGGCGAGCAATACTTCCATATAATTCTGGAAAGTATCACGATAGATATGCTCTTTATGAAGAGGAAATAGCATATGAGGCAAGATCTCAAAACCCTAGTACTGTATTGTCTGAAGCTCTTATTGCAGTACTTAAGGTTTACTACAAAAGCAGCAAGAGACATCCTGATACTAATAATATAACAAAAAGTATTTTTGACGGAATCGAAAAAAGTGGTCTAATAGTTAACGATGCGCAAATCAGACGGCTAATCATAGAGGAATTTTATGATTCAGAAAACCCTAGGTTTGAACTTGAGCTTTTTGGCGAGAGTTCCTATTCAATGGAGTACAAAATAATTTCAAAGGAAGTTAATGATAATCCCATTGAATATGCTCCCCCCAGCAACAAAAAAAAACCAATTATAAAAAATATCAGTAAAGCATCTAAAAAAAATAATGATTTTCTTTGTGAAATTTGCGGTAAGGGAATATCTAAGGAAAGCTCTGTTTCTGCAAATGGGGGCAAAATGATTATATGTAAAACCTGTTTTAAAAAATTGTTTTAA
- a CDS encoding manganese catalase family protein encodes MWTYDKILEYPVKIKNPNPAMAKLIITQYGGPDGELAASIRYLSQRFSMVTPQAIATLNDIGTEELAHLEIVGSIVNQLVRGASLEEIKKAGLDAYYVDHDRGVYPSNPTGIPFNAAYIQVKGNPIVDLTEDLAAEQKARATYEWLLNMADDPDVIEPLKFLREREVVHYQRFGEALRIVQDFLQEPHLFVMPKPDFMK; translated from the coding sequence ATGTGGACTTACGACAAGATATTAGAATATCCTGTTAAAATAAAAAACCCAAATCCTGCAATGGCAAAGCTTATAATTACTCAATATGGTGGACCAGATGGAGAATTAGCAGCTTCCATTAGATATTTAAGTCAAAGATTTTCTATGGTTACCCCTCAAGCTATTGCGACTTTAAATGATATTGGAACAGAAGAACTTGCTCACCTTGAAATTGTTGGATCTATAGTTAATCAACTAGTCAGAGGAGCAAGCCTTGAAGAAATAAAAAAAGCTGGTTTAGATGCTTACTATGTTGATCATGATAGAGGAGTATATCCTTCAAACCCTACAGGAATACCTTTTAATGCAGCCTATATTCAAGTAAAAGGTAATCCAATTGTGGATCTTACTGAGGATTTAGCTGCAGAGCAAAAGGCCAGAGCAACCTATGAGTGGCTATTAAACATGGCAGATGATCCAGACGTAATTGAGCCTTTAAAGTTTTTAAGGGAAAGAGAAGTTGTGCATTATCAAAGATTTGGAGAAGCATTAAGAATAGTTCAGGATTTTCTACAAGAACCACACCTGTTTGTAATGCCAAAGCCTGATTTTATGAAATAA
- a CDS encoding spore coat protein CotJB — protein MRDSMSKMELKRQIAAAHFMLEDLQLYLNTHPTDREALAKRNSYAKQLRMLKEEYDKCFDMMDQDDSLSTYPWEWIQEPWPWEYEANYKL, from the coding sequence ATGAGAGATAGCATGAGCAAAATGGAATTAAAAAGACAAATAGCTGCAGCCCATTTTATGCTGGAAGATCTCCAGTTATATCTTAATACTCATCCTACAGATCGCGAAGCTTTGGCAAAACGCAACTCTTATGCAAAACAACTGAGAATGCTTAAGGAAGAGTATGACAAATGCTTTGATATGATGGATCAGGACGATTCACTTAGCACATATCCATGGGAGTGGATACAAGAGCCATGGCCATGGGAATATGAAGCTAACTATAAGCTCTAA
- a CDS encoding spore coat associated protein CotJA, whose product MAYIQKPENEMYDANANCMPKMNCIPQETVIKNVRLAAAYVPYQKMCELFRPIEALKRGTAFPELYSPFEPPYEPQAVYEAMVKKHKANMPHDCD is encoded by the coding sequence ATGGCTTATATTCAAAAGCCCGAAAACGAAATGTACGATGCAAATGCAAATTGCATGCCTAAGATGAACTGCATACCGCAGGAGACAGTAATTAAGAATGTAAGACTAGCAGCTGCATATGTTCCATATCAGAAGATGTGTGAACTTTTCAGACCTATTGAGGCTTTAAAAAGAGGAACTGCCTTTCCAGAGCTTTATAGTCCATTCGAACCGCCTTATGAGCCCCAAGCAGTTTATGAGGCAATGGTAAAGAAGCACAAAGCCAACATGCCACATGATTGCGATTAG
- a CDS encoding HD-GYP domain-containing protein, giving the protein MRLVPIECVKEGSYLAKTIYDDEGRVLLREGVKLNEALIRRIKFIKIYSIYIHDEYSDNIIEDIIKPELRQKAVKTIKDTFVSFEKYNLYTSKNKINAKDTDFIKEKQKYFQSIGNIADTILDELLSQKNVLINIVDIKSMDSYTYQHSVNVAILSLILGLQLQLSKFELYSLCLGALVHDIGKVFIPAEVIKKVDKLSYKEYLVVMEHSQKGYEYLKGSQDITAPARIIALQHHERSDGTGYPEGRKSIDINKLAKIVGLADVYDALTSDRPHRRALSPNEAFEYIMASGGTLFDYDIVLAFSKAVVPYPEGTLVRLTNGDIAVIENNHPNFPLRPEIKIVKSSDISIKNKQIDLMEELGLVIEGVQYDVPEFAK; this is encoded by the coding sequence ATGAGACTTGTACCAATTGAGTGTGTTAAAGAAGGCAGCTACCTAGCAAAAACAATATATGATGATGAGGGTAGAGTATTATTAAGAGAAGGGGTTAAGCTCAATGAAGCTCTAATAAGACGGATTAAATTTATTAAAATTTATTCTATATATATCCATGATGAATATAGTGATAATATCATTGAAGACATCATCAAACCAGAGCTTAGACAAAAGGCTGTTAAAACAATAAAAGATACTTTTGTAAGCTTTGAAAAATATAATTTATATACTTCAAAAAATAAAATAAATGCAAAAGATACAGATTTTATTAAGGAAAAGCAAAAATACTTCCAATCTATAGGAAATATAGCTGACACTATATTAGATGAGCTTCTTTCTCAAAAAAATGTATTAATAAATATAGTTGACATAAAAAGTATGGATAGTTATACCTATCAACATAGCGTAAATGTAGCAATTCTTTCCTTAATTTTAGGACTTCAGCTTCAACTTAGTAAATTTGAGCTTTACTCATTGTGCTTAGGAGCTTTGGTACATGACATAGGAAAGGTATTTATCCCGGCAGAAGTAATAAAAAAAGTCGATAAACTCTCTTATAAAGAATATTTAGTTGTTATGGAGCATTCTCAAAAGGGATATGAATATCTAAAGGGCAGCCAGGATATAACTGCGCCTGCCAGAATTATAGCTCTACAGCACCATGAGAGATCTGATGGAACAGGTTATCCTGAAGGACGAAAAAGCATAGATATAAACAAGCTTGCTAAAATAGTTGGATTAGCAGACGTATATGATGCACTTACTTCTGACAGACCACATCGAAGAGCTCTAAGTCCAAATGAAGCCTTTGAATACATAATGGCAAGTGGAGGCACCTTATTTGACTATGATATTGTTCTTGCTTTTTCAAAGGCTGTAGTCCCCTATCCTGAAGGGACCCTGGTAAGACTCACCAATGGTGATATTGCTGTAATCGAGAATAATCATCCTAATTTCCCTCTAAGACCTGAAATCAAAATAGTAAAAAGCAGTGATATATCTATAAAAAATAAGCAAATTGACTTGATGGAAGAACTTGGACTAGTTATTGAAGGAGTTCAATATGATGTTCCCGAATTTGCTAAATAA
- the tsaD gene encoding tRNA (adenosine(37)-N6)-threonylcarbamoyltransferase complex transferase subunit TsaD encodes MKDIKILSIETSCDETSAAVVVNGREVLSNIIASQIDIHTKFGGVVPEVASRKHIEVISAVVQEAIEKANVTFDEIDAVGVTYGPGLVGALLVGMQYAKSLAYAIGKPLIGVNHIEGHICANFIEHKDLKPPFVCLVVSGGHTFIVHMKDFGEFEVIGQTRDDAAGEAYDKVARAIGLGYPGGPKIDKLSKEGNPEAIKFPRANFHDDTLDFSFSGLKSAVLNYLNKMEMTGQEINKADVAASFQKALVDVLVDNVIKTCRLKKVDKIAIAGGVASNSTLRQALISEGEKNAIKVLFPSPILCTDNAAMIGSAAYFEYINGRTAELNLNAVPNLKLGQR; translated from the coding sequence ATGAAAGATATAAAGATACTTTCAATAGAAACAAGCTGTGATGAAACATCTGCAGCTGTAGTAGTCAATGGAAGAGAAGTTCTTTCTAATATAATAGCGTCACAAATTGATATTCATACAAAATTTGGGGGAGTTGTGCCTGAGGTTGCTTCAAGAAAACACATTGAAGTAATTAGTGCTGTAGTTCAGGAGGCAATAGAAAAAGCAAACGTAACTTTTGACGAAATTGATGCGGTTGGTGTGACTTATGGGCCAGGTCTTGTAGGTGCTTTGCTTGTTGGAATGCAGTATGCAAAATCATTAGCTTATGCTATAGGAAAGCCTCTTATTGGAGTTAATCATATAGAAGGACATATTTGTGCTAATTTTATTGAGCATAAGGATTTAAAGCCTCCATTTGTCTGTCTAGTTGTATCAGGAGGGCATACATTTATTGTTCATATGAAAGATTTTGGAGAGTTTGAGGTTATCGGGCAAACTAGAGATGATGCAGCGGGTGAAGCTTACGATAAGGTTGCTAGAGCTATAGGTCTTGGCTATCCTGGTGGTCCTAAGATTGATAAGCTTTCTAAGGAAGGAAATCCTGAAGCTATTAAATTTCCACGAGCAAATTTCCATGATGATACTTTAGATTTTTCCTTTAGTGGACTTAAGTCTGCAGTACTAAATTATTTAAACAAGATGGAAATGACAGGGCAGGAAATAAACAAAGCAGATGTTGCTGCTTCCTTCCAAAAGGCTTTAGTAGATGTACTTGTAGATAATGTAATAAAAACCTGCAGATTAAAGAAGGTTGATAAAATAGCAATCGCAGGCGGAGTGGCTTCTAACTCAACATTAAGGCAGGCACTTATAAGTGAAGGCGAAAAAAATGCTATTAAAGTACTATTCCCTTCTCCAATTTTATGCACAGATAATGCTGCTATGATCGGTAGTGCGGCGTATTTCGAATATATTAATGGAAGAACTGCTGAGCTTAATTTAAATGCAGTACCGAATTTAAAATTAGGTCAAAGATAA
- the asnB gene encoding asparagine synthase (glutamine-hydrolyzing), which produces MCGIAGWVSFERSLTQEREIMVNMVATLKKRGPDSEGIYLSNNALLGHRRLVVVDPVGGAQPMTRTLGKNKYTLVYNGELYNTEELRNELKDLGFRFNSYSDTEVLLVSYIAWGAECVKHINGIYAFGVWEEEKSRLFLARDPLGVKPLFYVQKGKSIIFGSEIKTLLAHPEVEPVVDKNGLLEIFALGPGRSPGSGVFKDIQEIPPAHCMIFDTYGVNLWEYWKLESKPHEENIEQTVEHTRNLLLDAIERQLGADVPVCTFLSGGLDSSAISAVAARYFKNNNMGKLNTYSIDYIDNDKYFQANDFQPNSDEAFVRVMSKFIGSDHHNILVNNTALAQALKEAVLANDLPGMADIDSSLYLFCKEVRKDNVVALSGECADEIFGGYPWYRREEDINAQTFPWSRYVNERKSILSPELKNLPLEEYTKQRYQDSLRKVPRLPGESDREHRMRELFYLNIKWFMVTLLNRKDRMSMSNSLEVRVPFADYRIVEYAFNVPWSIKYIDNIEKGLLRRALKGILPEEVLYRRKSPYPKTHNPEYLKAVQRWMKEILSDNNSPILNLIDAGKVNEIISTDGRAFVKPWYGQLMTGPQLLAYLIQVNLWLESYKIRIQ; this is translated from the coding sequence ATGTGCGGTATTGCAGGATGGGTTAGCTTTGAGAGAAGTCTTACACAAGAGAGAGAAATTATGGTTAACATGGTGGCTACACTTAAGAAAAGAGGGCCAGATTCAGAGGGAATATATTTATCTAACAATGCACTCTTAGGGCACAGGAGATTGGTTGTTGTAGACCCCGTAGGAGGAGCACAGCCTATGACAAGAACTCTAGGGAAAAATAAATATACCCTTGTCTACAATGGAGAACTTTATAATACAGAAGAATTAAGAAACGAACTTAAAGACTTAGGTTTTAGATTCAATTCTTACTCTGATACTGAAGTTCTTTTAGTTTCCTATATTGCCTGGGGAGCTGAATGTGTAAAGCATATTAATGGTATTTATGCCTTTGGTGTATGGGAAGAAGAAAAGAGCAGACTATTTTTAGCAAGAGATCCTCTTGGAGTGAAACCATTATTTTATGTTCAAAAAGGGAAGTCAATAATTTTTGGATCAGAAATAAAAACTCTGTTGGCTCACCCTGAGGTTGAGCCAGTTGTAGATAAAAATGGGCTTCTTGAAATTTTTGCACTAGGTCCGGGACGTTCGCCAGGGAGTGGTGTATTTAAAGATATTCAAGAAATACCACCAGCTCACTGTATGATTTTTGATACTTATGGAGTAAACCTATGGGAATATTGGAAGCTTGAGAGCAAACCACATGAGGAAAACATTGAGCAGACAGTTGAGCATACTAGAAACCTTCTATTAGACGCTATTGAAAGACAGCTAGGAGCCGATGTTCCTGTTTGTACTTTTTTGTCAGGAGGACTTGATTCCAGTGCTATTTCTGCAGTTGCTGCCAGATATTTCAAAAATAACAACATGGGAAAACTAAATACCTATTCTATAGATTATATTGACAATGATAAATATTTTCAGGCTAATGATTTTCAACCAAACTCTGATGAAGCTTTTGTAAGAGTAATGTCGAAATTTATTGGTAGTGACCATCATAATATATTAGTAAATAATACGGCCTTGGCACAAGCTCTTAAGGAGGCCGTACTAGCAAACGACTTGCCTGGTATGGCAGATATTGATTCATCGCTTTATTTATTTTGTAAAGAAGTAAGAAAGGATAATGTTGTTGCGCTTTCAGGTGAGTGCGCAGATGAAATTTTTGGTGGATATCCTTGGTATAGAAGGGAAGAGGATATAAATGCGCAAACTTTCCCTTGGTCTAGATATGTTAATGAAAGAAAATCAATATTGTCTCCAGAACTTAAAAACCTTCCTTTAGAGGAATATACTAAGCAAAGATACCAAGATTCCTTAAGAAAGGTACCAAGATTGCCAGGAGAATCAGATAGAGAGCATAGAATGAGAGAATTGTTTTATCTCAATATTAAATGGTTTATGGTAACTCTCTTAAATAGAAAAGACAGGATGAGTATGTCCAATAGTCTTGAGGTTAGGGTGCCTTTTGCTGATTATAGAATTGTTGAATATGCTTTTAATGTGCCGTGGAGTATTAAGTATATAGATAATATAGAAAAGGGTCTTTTGAGAAGAGCCTTAAAGGGAATTCTTCCAGAGGAAGTGCTCTATAGACGAAAGAGTCCTTATCCCAAAACACACAATCCCGAATACTTGAAAGCTGTTCAAAGGTGGATGAAGGAAATACTTTCTGATAACAATTCACCTATACTAAATCTTATAGATGCGGGCAAAGTTAATGAGATTATTAGTACAGACGGAAGAGCCTTTGTAAAACCTTGGTACGGTCAACTCATGACTGGTCCTCAGCTTTTAGCATATCTTATTCAAGTTAATCTTTGGCTTGAAAGCTATAAGATTAGAATACAATAA